A part of Raphanus sativus cultivar WK10039 unplaced genomic scaffold, ASM80110v3 Scaffold4147, whole genome shotgun sequence genomic DNA contains:
- the LOC130507192 gene encoding telomere repeat-binding protein 5-like, translating into MVFQKRLDYGFNGYEVPPTPRATRSPRKSAFKKNQISSFDLLAAVAGNLLLESGGHSSSSSNNAIGDTNEEDHCAVKTEPNYGGHQTVVEETNCDHIHNNNAERRFFVSEILPKSQRSPTPPKDFHFGSTSGITSDSSEKLGTQELGQSVRFRSETNDKISSSMHKRLINNCEPELSRDVIAENKHHIGSDFKKPIPRSVCSDDIELLNGDGENFSARYATKTFRSTLRIGDRRIKKVLASKYCKVSSKQKETTVTDTDLDLKPGYYSKKHCFKSLRSERRYPIKKRRYFDGYTASQSEAAVRNEGLSGSPRKASAFMSTIACQKQPPLQSRDSHVKFGIKSFRVPEIFIDIPETATVGSLKRTVLEAVTTILEGGLRIGVLVHGKKVRDDNKMLLQSGISLDTLSDTLGFCLEPNPPQSKKQLSPEDSDFVRPCNVPHHTLTRCLPSLGKHAKPSNSVDSDLDSKPSASNRGKPVYSRALIPVAPLHAQALNVVPPRKPKRSEVAQRRIRRPFSVAEVEVLVQAVERLGTGRWRDVKLRAFDNAKHRTYVDLKDKWKTLVHTARISPQQRRGEPVPQELLDRVLMAHAYWSQQQGKQQLLEGPHKLETSLGL; encoded by the exons ATGGTGTTTCAGAAGAGGCTCGACTATGGATTCAATGGCTATGAGGTGCCTCCTACACCTCGAGCTACAAGATCACCAAGA AAGAGTGCTTTCAAGAAGAATCAAATATCTTCCTTCGATTTGCTGGCAGCAGTAGCTGGTAACCTTCTGCTTGAAAGTGGTGGGcattcttcttcctcaagtAACAACGCCATAGGGGATACCAATGAAGAAGATCATTGTGCTGTTAAGACAGAACCGAATTACGGTGGCCATCAAACAGTGGTAGAAGAGACTAACTGTGATCACATTCATAACAATAATGCTGAAAGGAGATTCTTTGTCTCTGAGATCCTTCCAAAGTCTCAAAGATCTCCAACTCCTCCCAAAGATTTTCATTTTGGATCTACCTCTGGTATAACTTCTGATTCCTCGGAGAAGCTTGGCACTCAAGAATTAGGTCAGAGTGTTCGTTTTAGGTCAGAGACTAATGATAAGATATCATCATCAATGCATAAGAGGCTAATAAATAATTGTGAACCAGAGTTATCAAGGGATGTTATAGCTGAGAATAAGCATCATATAGGTAGTGACTTCAAGAAACCAATCCCTCGTTCGGTGTGCTCTGATGATATAGAGTTACTCAATGGTGATGGCGAAAACTTCTCAGCACGTTACGCAACGAAAACATTTAGGTCAACTCTTCGAATAGGAGACAGAAGAATAAAGAAAGTTTTGGCTTCAAAGTATTGTAAAGTCTCTTCAAAGCAGAAAGAGACAACGGTAACTGATACAG ACTTGGACTTGAAGCCTGGTTACTACAGCAAGAAACATTGTTTCAAAAGCTTAAGATCAGAGAGGAGATATCCAATCAAGAAAAGAAGATACTTTGATGGTTATACAGCCTCACAATCAGAAGCAGCAGTTAGAAATGAAGGCCTTTCTGGTTCACCTCGAAAGG cttcAGCTTTTATGTCAACCATAGCTTGTCAGAAGCAACCCCCTTTACAATCACGAGATTCTCACg TGAAATTTGGAATCAAGTCATTTAGAGTTCCTGAGATTTTCATTGATATTCCAGAGACTGCTACCGTTGGTTCGCTAAAG AGGACAGTCTTGGAAGCTGTGACCACTATACTTGAAGGTGGACTACGCATAGGAGTTCTTGTTCATGGAAAAAAAGTTAGAGACGACAATAAAATGCTTCTTCAGAGTGGAATCTCTCTAGACACTCTTTCAGATACCTTAGGCTTTTGTCTTGAGCCCAATCCTCCACAATCCAAAAAACAGCTGTCTCCTGAAGATTCTGATTTTGTGCGTCCATGTAATGTACCTCATCACACTCTAACAAG GTGTCTCCCATCACTAGGGAAACATGCTAAACCTAGTAACTCTGTAGATAGTGACCTTGACTCCAAACCCTCTGCATCAAATAGGGGTAAACCCGTCTACTCCAGAGCCTTGATTCCTGTTGCTCCTCTGCATGCTCAGGCTTTAAACGTAGTCCCACCTCGGAAACCTAAGCGATCTGAGGTGGCTCAGCGCAGAATCCGTCGACCTTTCTCTGTTGCAGAAGTTGAGGTCCTTGTTCAAGCTGTGGAGAGACTTGGGACCGGAAG GTGGCGTGATGTTAAGCTACGAGCTTTTGATAACGCAAAGCACCGGACTTATGTCGATTTGaag GACAAATGGAAGACGTTGGTGCACACAGCAAGAATATCGCCTCAACAAAGGAGAGGTGAGCCTGTTCCCCAGGAGCTCTTAGACCGGGTACTGATGGCTCATGCCTACTGGTCCCAGCAACAGGGGAAACAACAGTTGCTAGAGGGACCTCATAAGCTCGAGACAAGTCTTGGTCTATAG